From the genome of Deinococcus sp. AJ005, one region includes:
- a CDS encoding branched-chain amino acid ABC transporter permease — MELLPQLLIAGVVIGSVYALAALGFVLIYKSSRVINFAHGQIIATGAFIAFALTQRGVNFWLAGLIAMLATFLLGMLIERVFLRRMVGQPIIAVIMVTIGLSSVIDGLIHLTPYGAGTFAFERPALLTGQGIELFGLPLSKTQIAGVLMALGLLGGFTYFFNKSTLGITMRAVADDQMAAMSVGTSVERVFALAWAAAGLTAAAAGVILGLMSGLTLGGLAGIGLKVFPVVILGGLDSVVGAIVGGMLIGILENLSAGYLDGIVPGGGTREVFPFIILIIVLLIRPYGLFGTKEIERV; from the coding sequence ATGGAATTACTGCCGCAACTGCTGATCGCGGGCGTCGTGATCGGCAGCGTCTATGCCCTGGCCGCGCTGGGCTTTGTGCTGATCTACAAATCCAGCCGCGTGATTAACTTCGCACACGGGCAGATCATCGCCACCGGGGCGTTTATCGCCTTTGCGCTGACACAACGGGGCGTCAACTTCTGGCTGGCTGGGCTGATCGCCATGCTGGCGACGTTTCTGCTGGGGATGCTGATTGAGCGGGTGTTTTTGCGGCGTATGGTGGGCCAGCCGATCATCGCGGTCATCATGGTCACGATTGGCCTGAGCAGCGTCATTGACGGTCTGATTCATCTGACGCCCTACGGCGCAGGAACCTTCGCCTTTGAGCGGCCTGCGCTGCTGACCGGACAGGGCATTGAACTGTTTGGCCTGCCCCTCTCCAAAACACAGATCGCGGGCGTGTTGATGGCGCTGGGCCTGCTGGGAGGCTTTACCTACTTCTTCAACAAAAGCACCCTGGGCATCACCATGCGCGCCGTGGCCGATGACCAGATGGCGGCCATGAGCGTGGGCACCAGCGTGGAGCGCGTGTTTGCCCTGGCCTGGGCGGCGGCGGGCCTCACGGCGGCGGCGGCGGGCGTGATCCTGGGCCTGATGAGCGGACTGACCCTGGGCGGACTGGCCGGAATTGGACTCAAGGTCTTTCCAGTGGTGATCCTGGGCGGCCTGGACAGCGTGGTGGGCGCAATCGTGGGCGGCATGCTGATCGGCATTCTGGAAAACCTGTCGGCGGGCTATCTGGACGGCATCGTGCCGGGGGGCGGTACCCGCGAAGTGTTTCCCTTCATCATCCTGATCATCGTGCTGCTGATCCGGCCTTACGGGCTATTCGGGACGAAGGAGATCGAGCGTGTTTAA